In Hamadaea flava, a genomic segment contains:
- a CDS encoding hemerythrin domain-containing protein, with the protein MPEYDRLLALSHQLADIHDRLREQLADLDTAADLTAHCLAFCDALTRHHSAEEAGAFPRIEADHPELRTVVAELRRDHELIVESLRKLAAAPTKLERDTLAALLETHFTYEERKLAAALDHLDPGLGPTLLGS; encoded by the coding sequence ATGCCCGAATACGACCGTCTGCTCGCCCTCAGCCACCAGCTCGCCGACATCCACGACCGCCTCCGCGAACAGCTCGCCGACCTCGACACCGCGGCCGATCTGACGGCCCACTGCCTCGCCTTCTGCGACGCGCTCACCCGCCATCACTCGGCCGAGGAAGCCGGCGCTTTTCCGCGTATCGAGGCTGATCATCCCGAACTTCGCACGGTCGTGGCCGAGTTGCGCCGCGATCATGAGCTGATCGTCGAGTCTCTGCGCAAACTCGCGGCCGCGCCGACCAAGCTCGAACGCGACACGCTCGCCGCGCTGCTCGAAACTCATTTCACCTACGAGGAGCGCAAGCTCGCGGCGGCGCTCGACCACCTCGATCCCGGCCTCGGGCCCACCCTGCTGGGGTCCTGA
- a CDS encoding UTP--glucose-1-phosphate uridylyltransferase gives MLGHTPNPAGDVVTAPTAAGVAEGGTRRATKAVIPAAGLATRFLPATKAVPKELLPVVDRPVLQYIVEEAAHAEIKDILLVTGRGKTSMVDHFDRNPYLEQRLEAKGDTRRLNAVRRTSELAEIYTCRQGEPLGLGHAVSYAELHVGGEPFAVLLADEFCEEERPLLPSMLELQAKTGGIVLAFIEVPDDQVDRYGIASVEQVTAELDAISDAGPVVKVTGLVEKPKVEDAPSNLAVVGRYVLPFTIFDAIRRTKPGSGGEIQLTDAMAILLDEGTPVHGIVYRGHRYDTGIPLGYLQATVQLACEREDLGPAFREWLVDYLAGSTPAAGTSAGGA, from the coding sequence ATGCTCGGACACACCCCCAACCCAGCAGGCGACGTGGTGACCGCGCCGACGGCGGCAGGCGTCGCCGAGGGTGGCACCCGGCGTGCCACCAAGGCTGTCATCCCCGCCGCTGGGCTGGCAACCCGATTTCTGCCCGCGACGAAGGCCGTACCGAAGGAATTGCTGCCGGTGGTGGACCGGCCGGTTCTGCAATACATCGTGGAGGAGGCGGCGCACGCCGAGATCAAAGACATCCTGCTGGTCACCGGGCGGGGCAAGACGAGCATGGTCGACCACTTCGACCGGAACCCCTACCTGGAACAGCGGCTGGAAGCCAAGGGTGACACCCGACGACTGAACGCGGTGCGGCGTACGTCGGAGCTCGCCGAGATCTACACCTGCCGGCAGGGTGAGCCGCTGGGGCTGGGCCACGCCGTCTCGTACGCCGAACTGCACGTCGGCGGGGAACCCTTCGCCGTCCTGCTCGCCGACGAGTTCTGCGAGGAGGAGCGGCCGCTGCTGCCGTCCATGCTGGAACTCCAGGCCAAGACCGGCGGCATCGTGCTGGCCTTCATCGAGGTGCCCGACGATCAGGTCGACCGATACGGCATCGCATCCGTCGAGCAGGTGACAGCCGAACTCGACGCGATCAGCGACGCTGGACCTGTGGTGAAGGTGACCGGGCTGGTCGAGAAGCCGAAGGTCGAGGACGCGCCCAGCAATCTGGCCGTCGTCGGCCGCTACGTGCTGCCGTTCACCATCTTCGACGCGATCCGCCGGACCAAGCCCGGCAGCGGCGGCGAGATCCAGCTGACCGACGCGATGGCGATCCTGCTCGACGAGGGCACCCCGGTCCACGGGATCGTCTATCGGGGACATCGTTACGACACCGGCATTCCGCTGGGGTACCTCCAGGCGACGGTGCAGCTCGCGTGCGAGCGGGAGGACCTCGGGCCGGCATTCCGGGAGTGGCTCGTGGACTACCTCGCCGGCTCCACTCCCGCGGCGGGCACTTCGGCCGGGGGAGCCTGA
- a CDS encoding molybdopterin molybdotransferase MoeA: protein MTATAEFESASASELTPLADYLGSVLRRLRALPALDLDLTQAHGNVLAENVLAPHPYPAFDSAGIDGYAARAEDLLPPGPGRPVRLNVIGDLSASSWRPVRLTPQSCFSVAAGAPMPIGADVVVPVDWTDQGMAAVEIQRLPKRGFGVRRAGEEIGAGDLLARSGAVVTPALVAVLAASGIGHVVVRPTPRVVIVATGDELVEAGRVSQPGQVVDVNSHALTAAAAEAGAHAYRVGICDDDPEGLRGLLEDQTLRADLIITTGGTGTGPGDMVRRILSRRDGGRAGSVTFTEVSLYPSSILGFGTYGSAEEVPIICLPGDPGSALIGFEVLARPAIQLLAGAEPVFRPSVRAHLLETVTSPTGLREFRPALVAERRGGGYTVQPLAGGTRTLAGLAEANGLLVLGERVTTAPAGSTVDVLLLDRRR, encoded by the coding sequence ATGACCGCAACGGCCGAGTTCGAGTCGGCGTCGGCTTCAGAGCTGACGCCGCTCGCCGACTACCTGGGCAGCGTGCTGCGCAGGCTCAGGGCGCTGCCGGCGCTCGACCTCGACCTGACCCAGGCCCACGGCAACGTGCTGGCCGAGAACGTCCTGGCGCCGCATCCGTACCCGGCCTTCGACTCGGCCGGGATCGACGGGTACGCCGCCCGCGCGGAGGATCTCCTGCCGCCGGGACCGGGTCGTCCGGTGCGGCTCAACGTCATCGGCGACCTCTCCGCATCGAGTTGGCGGCCGGTGCGGCTCACCCCGCAGAGCTGTTTCTCGGTGGCGGCCGGCGCGCCGATGCCGATCGGGGCGGACGTCGTCGTCCCGGTCGACTGGACCGATCAGGGGATGGCCGCCGTCGAGATCCAGCGGCTGCCCAAGCGCGGTTTCGGCGTACGCCGAGCGGGCGAGGAGATCGGGGCAGGAGACCTCCTCGCCCGGTCGGGCGCCGTCGTCACCCCGGCATTGGTGGCCGTCCTGGCCGCCAGCGGCATCGGCCACGTCGTCGTACGCCCGACGCCCCGAGTCGTCATCGTGGCGACCGGCGACGAACTCGTCGAAGCGGGCCGGGTCAGCCAGCCCGGTCAGGTCGTCGACGTCAACTCGCACGCCCTGACGGCAGCCGCCGCCGAGGCGGGCGCGCACGCGTACCGGGTGGGGATCTGCGACGACGACCCGGAAGGGTTGCGTGGCCTCCTGGAGGACCAGACCCTGCGGGCGGACCTCATCATCACCACCGGTGGCACCGGGACCGGACCGGGTGACATGGTCCGGCGCATCCTGTCCCGCCGGGACGGCGGCCGCGCCGGCAGCGTCACCTTCACGGAGGTCTCCCTCTATCCCAGTTCGATTCTCGGCTTCGGCACCTACGGGTCGGCCGAGGAGGTCCCGATCATCTGCCTCCCGGGCGATCCCGGATCGGCGCTGATCGGCTTCGAAGTCCTCGCCCGCCCGGCGATCCAGCTGCTCGCCGGGGCCGAACCGGTGTTCCGCCCGTCCGTGCGCGCGCACCTCCTCGAGACCGTGACCTCCCCGACCGGACTCCGGGAGTTCCGGCCTGCGCTCGTCGCGGAGCGTCGAGGAGGCGGATACACAGTGCAGCCTTTGGCGGGCGGAACGCGTACGCTGGCGGGGTTGGCCGAGGCGAACGGCCTGCTGGTCCTCGGCGAGCGGGTGACGACCGCCCCCGCCGGGTCCACCGTGGATGTGCTGCTGCTGGACAGGCGACGATGA
- a CDS encoding VOC family protein, giving the protein MFRDPFPIFLTDDMAAITAFYRDLLGFSEAYRFPSSPLDDPEFIVLSLGPAQFGFGRAGSVPLHGRMRSLETGNRVEVCVYADNVDLAVEFLRGAGVSVLSEPADQPWGERAAYVSDPDGNPVLIVARI; this is encoded by the coding sequence ATGTTCCGCGATCCGTTCCCCATCTTCCTGACCGACGACATGGCGGCGATCACGGCGTTCTATCGCGACCTTCTCGGGTTCTCGGAGGCGTACCGGTTTCCTTCGTCCCCATTGGACGATCCCGAGTTCATCGTGCTGAGCCTCGGCCCGGCCCAGTTCGGCTTCGGCCGGGCCGGCTCAGTACCCCTGCACGGACGCATGCGCAGCCTCGAAACCGGAAACCGCGTCGAGGTCTGCGTGTACGCCGACAACGTCGACCTCGCCGTCGAGTTCCTGCGCGGAGCCGGCGTCTCGGTCCTCTCCGAACCGGCCGACCAGCCGTGGGGCGAGCGGGCAGCGTACGTGTCGGATCCGGACGGCAACCCGGTCCTCATCGTCGCCCGCATCTAA
- a CDS encoding GNAT family N-acetyltransferase yields the protein MNRAFGYPAVLSDGPVLLRPYLRSDAQVWSEVRQLNQRWLAPWEATPIGPWAQMNSTAAFKQVYKGLRAAAKEGEAMPFAICLRPPEGGPERFVGHINLGNIVRRAFASAYCGYWIDSRAAGQGIMPTALALVVDHAFNAAGLHRVEINIRPENKASRRVVEKLEIREEAYHPHYMFIDGAWRDHIGYAVTVEDIVSDGGLLRRWHRLRSTPPQ from the coding sequence ATGAACAGAGCCTTCGGGTACCCGGCCGTGCTCAGCGACGGGCCGGTGTTGCTGCGCCCATACCTGCGTTCCGACGCGCAGGTCTGGTCCGAGGTACGCCAGCTCAACCAGCGTTGGCTGGCACCCTGGGAGGCCACGCCGATCGGGCCGTGGGCGCAGATGAACTCGACGGCGGCGTTCAAGCAGGTCTACAAGGGGCTGCGCGCGGCGGCCAAAGAGGGCGAGGCGATGCCCTTCGCCATCTGCCTGCGCCCGCCCGAAGGCGGACCCGAGCGGTTCGTCGGCCACATCAACCTCGGCAACATCGTGCGACGGGCGTTCGCGTCGGCGTACTGCGGCTACTGGATCGACTCCCGGGCAGCCGGGCAGGGCATCATGCCGACCGCGCTCGCCCTCGTCGTCGACCACGCCTTCAACGCCGCCGGGCTGCACCGAGTGGAGATCAACATCCGGCCGGAGAACAAGGCCAGCCGCCGGGTCGTCGAGAAACTGGAGATCCGCGAAGAGGCGTACCACCCGCACTACATGTTCATCGACGGCGCTTGGCGCGACCACATCGGGTACGCCGTGACCGTCGAAGACATCGTGAGCGACGGGGGCCTGCTGCGGCGGTGGCACCGCCTCCGCTCCACCCCACCCCAGTAA
- the sepX gene encoding divisome protein SepX/GlpR: MRVPTSVLLAVLTAAGLLALAPALVRRYDATERLVAERALSTARVLSRNRRQRTVPGRRPVNPPRTFIPSVPIDYLPVSAVPVVSGIPVSAPARSGPRASSRRPTLTVVPRSAVPYTLRDATGGRSRLKPAVYRRRRVLAALTLFNAVELVGVFAVGPGFWIGVAASVTLLVAYVGHLRSRALQTQRRRRAEEAEARWLADQQAEVRRAQRRRAAARREAARLLQEELIRQRAALEAAQAGQQDLPRAVGGPVISYRPATRGPAIQPRPRVRGKPYHAGPAVGGGDSRSAG, translated from the coding sequence GTGAGGGTGCCGACCTCGGTGCTCCTCGCCGTCCTCACCGCGGCCGGGCTGCTCGCCCTGGCGCCGGCGCTCGTGCGCCGGTACGACGCCACCGAGCGGCTGGTGGCGGAGCGGGCGCTGTCGACGGCGCGGGTCCTGTCGAGGAACCGGCGCCAGCGCACTGTGCCAGGACGCCGCCCGGTCAACCCGCCGCGGACCTTCATCCCATCGGTCCCGATCGACTATCTCCCGGTGTCCGCCGTCCCCGTGGTCAGCGGCATCCCCGTGTCGGCCCCGGCTCGCTCCGGCCCCCGGGCGTCGTCCCGTCGCCCGACCCTGACCGTGGTACCGCGCTCGGCCGTCCCGTACACACTGCGTGACGCGACCGGCGGTCGCAGCCGCCTCAAGCCCGCCGTCTACCGCCGCCGCCGGGTCCTGGCCGCGCTCACCCTCTTCAACGCCGTCGAACTCGTCGGCGTCTTCGCCGTCGGCCCCGGCTTCTGGATCGGCGTCGCCGCCAGCGTCACGCTGCTCGTCGCGTACGTCGGGCACCTCCGCAGCCGCGCGCTCCAGACCCAGCGCCGCCGCCGCGCCGAGGAAGCCGAAGCCCGCTGGCTCGCCGACCAGCAGGCCGAGGTCCGTCGCGCCCAGCGCCGCCGCGCCGCCGCCCGGCGCGAGGCCGCGCGCCTCCTCCAAGAAGAACTCATCCGTCAGCGCGCGGCCCTCGAAGCCGCGCAAGCGGGCCAGCAAGACCTGCCCCGCGCCGTCGGCGGTCCGGTCATCTCCTACCGTCCCGCGACGCGAGGCCCGGCCATCCAGCCACGCCCACGGGTACGCGGAAAGCCGTACCACGCCGGGCCAGCCGTCGGCGGGGGTGATTCGCGCTCGGCAGGGTAG
- a CDS encoding SRPBCC family protein translates to MMDIIAELAAVQRETGRRALPNGDARTVRLRRAYNAKIDDVWDALTRAERIVRWFLPVSGDLRLGGRYQFEGNAGGEVLECEAPERLRVTWFFGEPAAGDVSEVEVRLTEDGDRTMLDLEHVATVDPERWATYGPGAVGVGWELGLLGLSWELTGVEASFEERMAWGASAEGRELTTGSSEAWGQALLASGATPEEAATATRNTTEFYVPPENAE, encoded by the coding sequence ATGATGGACATCATCGCGGAACTCGCCGCCGTGCAGCGTGAGACGGGACGCCGGGCACTGCCCAACGGCGATGCCCGCACCGTCCGGCTGCGTCGGGCGTACAACGCGAAGATCGATGACGTCTGGGACGCGCTGACCCGCGCCGAACGGATCGTCCGATGGTTCCTGCCGGTGAGCGGCGATCTGCGCCTCGGCGGCCGGTACCAGTTCGAGGGCAACGCGGGCGGCGAGGTGCTGGAGTGCGAGGCGCCCGAGCGGCTGCGGGTGACCTGGTTCTTCGGTGAGCCCGCAGCGGGCGACGTCTCCGAGGTCGAGGTACGCCTGACGGAGGACGGCGACCGGACCATGCTGGATCTGGAGCACGTGGCCACCGTCGACCCCGAGCGGTGGGCGACATACGGGCCGGGTGCCGTCGGGGTCGGCTGGGAGCTGGGCCTGCTCGGTCTGAGCTGGGAGCTGACCGGCGTCGAGGCGTCGTTCGAGGAGCGGATGGCTTGGGGCGCCTCAGCCGAGGGCCGCGAACTCACCACCGGCAGCAGCGAAGCCTGGGGCCAGGCGTTGCTGGCGTCGGGCGCCACGCCCGAGGAGGCGGCCACGGCCACGCGCAACACGACGGAGTTCTACGTTCCACCGGAGAACGCCGAATAG